One region of Eretmochelys imbricata isolate rEreImb1 chromosome 2, rEreImb1.hap1, whole genome shotgun sequence genomic DNA includes:
- the SOSTDC1 gene encoding sclerostin domain-containing protein 1, which yields MILPAIHFSGFLLACVFMKSCLAFKNDATEILYTHVVKPVPASPSSNSTLNQARNGGRHYGNTGLDRNNRVQVGCRELRSTKYISDGQCTSINPLKELVCAGECLPLPVLPNWIGGGYGTKYWSRRSSQEWRCVNDKTRTQRIQLQCQDGSTRTYKITVVTACKCKRYTRQHNESSHNFEGTSQAKPTQHHKERKRASKSSKHSSS from the exons ATGATCCTCCCTGCCATTCACTTCTCCGGTTTTCTCCTCGCCTGCGTCTTCATGAAAAGCTGTTTGGCTTTCAAGAATGATGCCACAGAGATCCTTTATACACATGTGGTCAAACCTGTCCCAGCGAGCCCGAGCAGCAACAGCACGCTGAATCAAGCCAGGAACGGAGGCAGGCATTACGGCAACACTGGATTAGATCGTAACA ATCGCGTTCAAGTTGGCTGCCGGGAACTGAGATCCACCAAGTACATTTCAGATGGCCAGTGTACCAGCATAAATCCTTTGAAAGAGCTTGTGTGTGCTGGTGAGTGCCTCCCTTTGCCAGTGCTCCCCAACTGGATTGGAGGAGGTTATGGAACCAAGTACTGGAGCAGAAGGAGCTCCCAAGAGTGGAGATGTGTCAATGACAAAACTCGCACACAGAGGATCCAGCTCCAGTGTCAAGACGGAAGTACAAGAACCTACAAAATAACCGTGGTCACGGCCTGCAAATGCAAGAGGTACACCAGGCAGCACAATGAGTCCAGCCACAATTTTGAGGGAACCTCTCAGGCAAAGCCCACGCAGCAtcacaaagagagaaaaagagccAGTAAATCCAGCAAGCACAGCTCAAGTTAG